From one Tepidimicrobium xylanilyticum genomic stretch:
- a CDS encoding phosphate ABC transporter ATP-binding protein, with the protein MNVLEIKNLSVRYGDKVVIKDLSMDIKRNKITAIIGPSGCGKSTLLTTINLLLEENGGQFTGQILFNGKDILSYEKKDVRRMIGMVFQRPIPFPFSIYKNLTYAPMYYGIRDKDKLNNIVENTLKKVGLYDELKGDFNMLATKLSGGQQQRLCIGRALTAEPEILLLDEPCSALDVKNTANIEKLLKDLSKDYTIIIVTHNLSQAKRISDYAAFILDGEVVEYDETEKIFSNPKDRRTKEYVEGIFG; encoded by the coding sequence ATGAATGTACTTGAAATTAAAAATCTATCGGTTAGATATGGGGATAAGGTAGTAATAAAGGATCTTTCCATGGACATTAAGAGGAATAAGATAACAGCCATAATAGGGCCTTCTGGCTGTGGAAAGTCCACTTTGCTAACTACTATAAATCTATTGTTAGAGGAAAATGGTGGGCAGTTTACAGGACAAATACTCTTTAATGGGAAGGACATACTGTCCTACGAAAAGAAGGATGTTAGAAGGATGATAGGAATGGTATTTCAAAGGCCTATTCCTTTCCCTTTTTCTATATATAAAAATTTAACCTATGCTCCCATGTATTACGGCATAAGGGATAAGGATAAGTTAAACAATATAGTAGAAAACACTTTAAAAAAGGTGGGCCTTTATGATGAGTTAAAGGGTGATTTTAATATGCTTGCTACCAAATTGTCTGGAGGGCAACAACAAAGGCTTTGTATAGGGAGGGCTCTTACCGCAGAGCCAGAAATATTATTATTAGATGAGCCTTGTTCAGCTTTGGATGTTAAAAATACTGCAAATATAGAGAAATTGTTGAAAGATCTATCCAAAGACTATACCATAATTATAGTAACCCATAACCTTTCTCAGGCTAAACGGATATCTGATTATGCTGCCTTCATACTGGATGGAGAAGTGGTAGAATATGATGAAACGGAAAAAATATTTTCAAATCCAAAGGATAGGAGAACTAAAGAATATGTTGAGGGAATATTTGGCTGA
- a CDS encoding HAD family hydrolase: MLIYEIPGRSTIKVENVVLDYNGTIAVDGRIIDGVRELLLKLKDYVNIYILTADTYGTVERECSGLDVKVLTFPKENAGASKRDIVRKLDGSKTLCVGNGYNDIPMFQESILSIAVIEGEGASGKLLSHADIVVRSILEGLGIILNGGKMKATLRN; the protein is encoded by the coding sequence ATGCTAATATATGAAATACCAGGTAGAAGTACTATAAAAGTAGAAAATGTAGTGTTAGATTATAATGGAACTATAGCAGTGGATGGAAGGATAATAGATGGAGTGAGGGAGCTATTATTGAAGTTAAAGGATTATGTTAATATATATATTTTAACTGCGGACACCTATGGAACTGTAGAGAGGGAATGCAGTGGTTTAGATGTAAAGGTTTTGACCTTTCCCAAGGAAAACGCAGGGGCATCTAAAAGGGATATAGTAAGGAAATTAGACGGTAGTAAAACCCTCTGTGTAGGCAATGGCTATAACGATATTCCCATGTTTCAAGAATCCATTTTATCCATAGCCGTTATAGAAGGAGAAGGGGCTTCAGGCAAGCTTCTAAGCCATGCAGATATAGTGGTTAGATCCATTTTGGAGGGCTTAGGAATAATATTAAATGGAGGCAAGATGAAAGCAACACTTAGAAATTAA
- the hcp gene encoding hydroxylamine reductase codes for MSMFCFQCQETVGGKGCTKVGVCGKTADLANLQDLMIYTLKGISELGVKADEIGYEMPGLDRFIMSGLFMTITNANFDKERFLKEIKRGLRLREQLRKALQERGVDLRDLKDAATFSVNSDDDIVFKANNDKERVGVLATKDEDIRSLRELITYGLKGMAAYAEHADNLGYNDPEIAKFMRKALAATLDDSLTVEDLINLTMETGEYGVKVMALLDEANTSTYGNPEITEVEIGVRNNPAILISGHDLRDLEDLLEQTKGTGVDVYTHGEMLPAHYYPAFKKYDHFVGNYGNAWWKQKEEFEKFNGPILFTTNCLVPPKESYADRVYTTGSTGYPGFKHIPDREDGKAKDFSEIIEHAKRLPAPTEIESGKIIGGFGHAQVFKLADKVVEAVKSGAIKKFFVMAGCDGRMKQRNYYTEFAKALPKDTVILTAGCAKYKYNKLNLGDINGIPRVLDAGQCNNSYSLALIALKLKEIFNLNDINELPIAYNIAWYEQKAVIVLLALLYLGVKNIHLGPTLPAFLSPNVAKVLVENFGIGTISNVEDDIKMFMEA; via the coding sequence ATGTCAATGTTTTGTTTTCAATGTCAAGAAACAGTTGGCGGAAAGGGTTGTACAAAAGTGGGAGTTTGCGGTAAGACTGCAGACCTTGCAAATCTACAAGACTTGATGATCTACACCTTAAAAGGAATTTCAGAATTGGGAGTTAAAGCCGACGAAATAGGCTATGAAATGCCTGGACTTGATAGATTTATCATGAGTGGTTTATTTATGACCATTACCAATGCAAACTTTGATAAGGAAAGATTTTTAAAAGAAATTAAAAGAGGCCTTAGACTAAGGGAACAATTAAGGAAAGCCCTACAGGAAAGAGGAGTAGACTTAAGAGATTTAAAGGATGCTGCTACTTTCTCCGTTAACTCCGATGATGATATAGTATTTAAAGCTAACAACGATAAGGAAAGGGTAGGAGTATTAGCCACAAAAGATGAAGATATCCGTTCTTTGAGAGAATTAATTACTTATGGATTAAAGGGAATGGCAGCTTATGCAGAACATGCCGATAATCTAGGATACAATGATCCAGAGATTGCTAAATTCATGAGGAAAGCTTTAGCAGCTACATTAGACGATAGTTTAACTGTAGAAGATTTAATTAACTTAACAATGGAAACGGGAGAATATGGTGTTAAAGTAATGGCTTTACTAGATGAAGCCAATACATCAACTTATGGCAATCCAGAAATTACAGAAGTAGAAATTGGGGTAAGAAACAATCCAGCAATACTCATATCAGGCCACGATTTAAGGGATTTAGAAGACCTATTAGAACAAACTAAGGGTACTGGAGTAGATGTATATACCCATGGTGAGATGCTGCCAGCTCACTATTATCCAGCCTTTAAGAAATACGATCATTTTGTAGGTAACTATGGAAATGCTTGGTGGAAGCAAAAAGAAGAGTTTGAAAAATTCAACGGACCAATTCTATTTACAACTAACTGTTTAGTACCACCAAAGGAATCTTATGCAGATAGAGTATATACTACAGGTTCAACAGGATATCCAGGATTCAAACATATTCCAGATAGAGAAGATGGAAAAGCAAAGGATTTTTCAGAAATAATCGAACATGCTAAGAGATTACCAGCTCCAACTGAAATAGAAAGTGGAAAGATTATTGGTGGCTTTGGGCATGCCCAAGTATTTAAATTAGCTGATAAGGTTGTAGAAGCAGTAAAATCTGGAGCAATTAAGAAGTTTTTCGTAATGGCAGGCTGTGATGGAAGGATGAAACAGAGAAACTACTACACAGAATTTGCTAAGGCTCTACCAAAGGATACGGTAATACTAACAGCAGGATGTGCTAAGTATAAGTATAATAAATTGAACCTAGGAGATATAAACGGAATTCCAAGAGTATTAGATGCTGGCCAATGTAATAACTCCTACTCCTTAGCCTTAATAGCATTGAAACTAAAAGAGATATTCAATCTAAATGATATAAATGAGCTGCCAATTGCATATAATATTGCTTGGTACGAACAAAAAGCCGTAATAGTATTATTAGCGCTGCTGTACCTAGGAGTTAAAAATATCCACCTAGGACCAACCCTACCAGCTTTCCTATCTCCAAATGTAGCTAAGGTATTGGTAGAAAACTTCGGAATTGGAACTATATCAAATGTTGAAGACGATATAAAGATGTTCATGGAAGCTTAA
- a CDS encoding ABC transporter substrate-binding protein yields MNKYFSIKDKVYDITEKYPETIDVFVSQGFTQLVNEKMRKLMGKTITLEMALKTKKVNVELFTQKLIEVIEQNRKSIDDSLTLQEEKKEADVRISGVLPCPVRIPLMDSFNKWMEEEGKSLNVSLAHELKAASSGVDWLKDEIERAETEESLSDIFISAGFDLFFDNSLMKRFKDKGIFEDITGLERLNEDFQNENIDLQDPDREYSIIGVVPAVFLINKEEVEGDKIPTSWADLLEPEFENRVSLPISDFDLFNAILLNIYKLYGEEGIKKLGKSLFRGMHPSEMVKSHMKSKRPAITIMPYFFTKMTREGGPMQAIWPEDGAIISPIFLLSKKSKKDILKPFVQFFASKEVGEILSHNGRFPSTNPEVDNGISEDKRFIWLGWDFIKENDIGKLIEECERIFNESI; encoded by the coding sequence ATGAATAAATATTTTAGTATAAAGGACAAGGTATATGATATAACGGAAAAGTATCCCGAAACCATAGATGTTTTCGTAAGCCAAGGCTTTACCCAATTGGTCAATGAAAAGATGAGAAAGCTTATGGGTAAGACAATTACCTTAGAAATGGCACTGAAGACTAAAAAGGTAAATGTAGAGCTATTCACCCAAAAATTGATTGAAGTAATAGAACAGAATAGAAAATCGATAGATGATAGTTTAACTTTACAAGAGGAAAAAAAGGAAGCAGACGTAAGGATAAGTGGAGTTCTTCCCTGTCCAGTAAGAATTCCTCTAATGGACAGCTTTAACAAATGGATGGAGGAAGAGGGAAAGAGTTTAAATGTTAGCCTGGCCCATGAATTGAAGGCTGCCTCTTCTGGTGTCGATTGGTTAAAGGATGAAATAGAAAGGGCGGAAACGGAAGAATCTCTTTCGGACATATTCATATCGGCAGGATTTGACTTATTTTTTGATAATAGCTTGATGAAGAGATTTAAGGATAAAGGCATCTTTGAGGATATAACGGGATTGGAAAGATTAAATGAGGATTTCCAAAATGAAAATATAGACCTGCAAGACCCTGATAGGGAATACTCCATAATTGGAGTGGTGCCAGCAGTATTCTTAATAAATAAGGAAGAAGTAGAAGGAGATAAAATCCCTACCAGCTGGGCCGATTTATTAGAACCAGAGTTTGAAAACAGGGTTAGTCTTCCTATTAGCGATTTCGATTTATTCAATGCAATTCTATTAAATATCTATAAGCTATATGGGGAGGAAGGAATAAAGAAATTAGGAAAATCCCTATTTAGGGGAATGCATCCTTCAGAAATGGTAAAGTCCCATATGAAGTCAAAAAGACCTGCTATTACCATCATGCCCTATTTCTTTACTAAGATGACAAGAGAAGGAGGGCCCATGCAGGCAATTTGGCCAGAAGATGGGGCCATTATAAGCCCTATATTCTTGTTATCCAAGAAATCTAAAAAGGATATATTAAAGCCCTTCGTACAATTTTTTGCTTCCAAGGAGGTAGGGGAGATTCTATCCCATAATGGCAGGTTCCCAAGCACTAACCCGGAAGTGGATAACGGCATCTCGGAGGATAAAAGGTTTATATGGCTAGGCTGGGATTTTATCAAGGAAAATGATATAGGAAAATTGATAGAAGAATGTGAAAGGATATTTAATGAATCCATTTAG
- a CDS encoding GTP-binding protein, translated as MNLVTVSGPPSSGKTSVILKVIEALKERDISVGVVKFDCLYTDDDILYERAGVPVKKGLSGSLCPDHYFVSNIEEVVQWGIREDLDFLITESAGLCNRCSPYIKDIKSICVIDNLSGINTPKKIGPMLKAADIVVITKGDIVSQAEREVFASRVNSVNPKAITMHVNGLTGQGAFELSTLLYDEMEDVETVQGRKLRFPMPSALCSYCLGETRIGEAYQLGNVRKIKLGDEDE; from the coding sequence ATGAATTTAGTTACAGTTTCAGGTCCACCCTCATCGGGGAAGACCTCGGTCATATTAAAGGTTATAGAAGCGTTAAAAGAAAGGGATATCAGCGTTGGAGTGGTAAAGTTTGACTGCCTCTATACAGACGATGATATATTATATGAAAGGGCAGGGGTTCCTGTTAAAAAGGGCTTATCCGGTTCCCTTTGTCCCGACCACTACTTCGTATCTAATATTGAAGAAGTAGTTCAGTGGGGGATAAGAGAGGATTTAGATTTTCTAATTACCGAATCTGCTGGATTATGTAATAGGTGTTCCCCCTATATAAAGGACATAAAGTCCATCTGTGTCATAGATAACCTATCAGGAATTAATACCCCTAAGAAGATAGGACCTATGCTTAAGGCGGCAGATATTGTAGTAATAACAAAGGGGGATATAGTATCCCAGGCGGAAAGGGAGGTATTTGCATCCAGAGTGAACTCCGTCAACCCCAAAGCAATTACCATGCATGTAAATGGTTTAACTGGACAAGGAGCTTTTGAGCTAAGTACCCTGTTATACGATGAAATGGAAGATGTAGAAACGGTTCAAGGAAGGAAACTTAGATTTCCTATGCCTTCTGCCTTATGTTCCTATTGTTTAGGAGAAACCAGAATAGGGGAAGCTTACCAATTAGGAAATGTAAGAAAGATTAAACTAGGTGATGAAGATGAATAA
- a CDS encoding PstA family ABC transporter permease, with product MVERIKNCLFKIWLLLSALIVLSIVVFLFGYILVNGINSINMEFLFSEPRGIPIGAEGGIFPAIVGSLLLMLIACVFSSILAISTAIYVVFYCKSDKIKRLIHLIIQCMSGVPSIVLGLFGYALLVLYLGFGRSLLSGGITLGIMIFPFIQIRVEKTLTEVDKAVITSSYALGVSEVYTLFKIILPMCRADIISAITLAGGFAMGAASPIILTAAVMFAPIPESLFSPVMALPFHLYILTGEGISLEKAYGTALVLMLLLLIINIISIMLNLKRKEYR from the coding sequence ATGGTTGAAAGAATTAAAAATTGTCTGTTTAAGATTTGGCTCCTATTAAGTGCTCTTATAGTATTATCAATAGTAGTTTTTCTATTCGGGTATATTTTAGTAAATGGAATTAATTCAATAAATATGGAGTTTCTATTTAGCGAACCAAGGGGCATTCCCATAGGAGCAGAAGGCGGTATATTTCCTGCTATTGTAGGTAGTTTACTCCTCATGCTAATTGCATGTGTATTTTCTTCAATACTTGCTATTTCAACTGCAATATATGTAGTATTCTATTGCAAGTCGGATAAGATTAAGAGGCTTATCCATTTAATAATACAGTGTATGTCAGGAGTTCCTTCCATAGTTTTGGGACTGTTTGGATATGCTTTATTGGTATTGTACTTAGGATTTGGAAGGTCTTTATTATCTGGGGGAATAACTTTGGGAATTATGATATTCCCCTTTATCCAGATAAGGGTGGAAAAGACGTTAACAGAAGTGGACAAGGCCGTAATTACTTCCTCCTATGCCCTTGGAGTATCGGAAGTATATACACTGTTTAAAATAATACTTCCCATGTGTAGGGCAGATATAATATCTGCAATTACTTTAGCAGGAGGTTTTGCAATGGGGGCTGCTTCACCTATTATATTAACTGCTGCTGTAATGTTTGCACCTATACCTGAATCTTTATTTTCACCAGTAATGGCTCTTCCCTTCCACCTATATATTTTGACTGGAGAGGGCATATCTTTAGAAAAAGCCTATGGGACTGCATTGGTCCTTATGTTACTCCTTCTTATTATAAATATAATATCTATAATGCTAAATTTAAAGAGAAAGGAATATAGATAG
- a CDS encoding lipoate--protein ligase, translating to MIYVINNSNDPFFNHAAEEYLMNNFDNEVFMLWVNKPSILIGRNQNTISEINLDYVKESDIAVVRRLSGGGTVYNDFGNINFTFITYRDLGVKNGFEKFALPIVEALRSLGIDAQFTGRNDITIEGKKVSGNAQYYKRDKLLHHGTLLYNADITKLSLALKSKSIKFVDKSVKSVNSRVTNIAKYMKESMDLLVFKEYLKAYVMKTYNIETVYEFSDKDLKEIHRIAKNRFETWEWNYGKSPNYKYLNSVKYPSGVIEYYLDVENGKISNVSIYGDFFGEKNIAELEEKLLGVKYNMKDLQDRLQNVNIDEYILGISVEEFIKGLLGVK from the coding sequence ATGATATATGTAATTAATAATAGTAATGATCCATTTTTTAATCACGCTGCTGAAGAATATTTAATGAATAATTTTGATAATGAAGTATTTATGCTATGGGTAAATAAACCATCTATATTAATCGGTAGAAATCAAAACACTATATCTGAGATAAATCTAGATTATGTAAAAGAAAGTGATATAGCAGTAGTCAGAAGGCTTTCTGGTGGAGGTACAGTTTATAATGATTTTGGCAATATAAATTTTACTTTTATTACCTATAGAGATTTAGGTGTAAAAAATGGTTTTGAAAAATTTGCATTACCAATAGTAGAAGCACTCAGGTCTTTAGGGATAGATGCCCAATTTACAGGGAGGAATGACATAACTATAGAGGGAAAGAAAGTTTCCGGAAATGCCCAATATTATAAAAGAGACAAGTTACTTCATCATGGGACTCTTTTATATAATGCTGATATTACAAAACTTTCTTTGGCCCTTAAAAGCAAATCTATAAAATTTGTTGATAAGTCAGTAAAATCAGTAAATTCTAGGGTTACAAATATTGCAAAATATATGAAGGAAAGTATGGACTTATTGGTGTTCAAGGAATACTTAAAAGCATATGTAATGAAAACTTATAATATAGAAACCGTATATGAGTTCAGTGATAAAGATTTAAAAGAAATTCACAGGATAGCAAAGAATAGATTTGAAACTTGGGAGTGGAATTATGGAAAAAGTCCAAATTATAAATATTTAAATTCAGTTAAATATCCCAGTGGAGTTATAGAATATTATTTAGATGTTGAAAATGGGAAAATATCAAATGTTTCCATCTATGGCGATTTTTTTGGTGAAAAGAATATAGCTGAATTAGAGGAAAAGTTGCTTGGAGTTAAATATAATATGAAAGATTTGCAAGATAGATTACAAAATGTAAATATAGATGAATATATTCTTGGTATATCAGTTGAAGAATTTATCAAGGGACTGCTTGGTGTAAAGTAA
- the pstC gene encoding phosphate ABC transporter permease subunit PstC, protein MQRIGEKAFKWIIKLLTFSSVLLLAFIVIFIFNESLVFFKEVPIWKFIGGRSWNPLGPPENLSILSIIMGTIYVSIVGICISLPLGVGIAIILSSYTNDRIKRFIKGIIDILAGIPSVIYGFIGLLVVVKFFEIKFSFAAGESVLAGGIVLSVMLLPFIISTCDETMDKIYEKYSQASQALGVSKSYMIRNIILPASKRGIVASVVLALGRGMGETMATMMVIGNAPIMPKLFGKAQTIPSLIALEMGMADIGSLHYHALFASGFVLMIMLLLVNILIYSIKAKMDI, encoded by the coding sequence ATGCAGAGAATAGGGGAGAAAGCTTTTAAATGGATAATAAAGCTGCTTACTTTCTCATCCGTATTATTACTAGCTTTTATAGTAATATTCATATTCAATGAAAGTCTAGTATTTTTTAAGGAAGTTCCAATATGGAAATTTATTGGGGGTAGAAGCTGGAACCCATTAGGGCCACCAGAGAATTTGTCAATATTGTCAATCATAATGGGAACCATTTACGTTTCCATAGTGGGAATATGTATATCCCTGCCTTTAGGGGTTGGTATTGCAATAATATTATCATCTTATACAAATGATAGGATAAAGCGGTTTATAAAGGGGATTATAGATATTTTGGCTGGTATCCCTTCGGTAATATATGGCTTTATTGGGCTACTGGTGGTAGTTAAATTCTTTGAAATTAAATTTTCCTTTGCAGCAGGGGAATCGGTTCTGGCTGGTGGTATAGTACTTTCGGTTATGTTGCTGCCCTTTATAATTTCCACCTGTGATGAAACCATGGATAAGATATATGAAAAATACTCCCAAGCATCTCAAGCACTGGGAGTATCCAAATCCTATATGATAAGGAACATAATATTACCAGCAAGTAAAAGAGGCATTGTTGCCAGTGTAGTATTAGCCTTAGGCAGGGGAATGGGTGAAACCATGGCCACTATGATGGTTATAGGCAATGCCCCTATAATGCCTAAATTATTTGGGAAAGCTCAAACTATACCTTCTCTTATAGCCTTAGAAATGGGAATGGCAGATATAGGAAGCTTACATTATCATGCACTTTTTGCATCGGGCTTTGTTCTTATGATAATGTTACTTTTAGTAAATATACTAATATATTCTATTAAGGCAAAGATGGATATTTAA
- a CDS encoding DUF6954 family protein: MIGNLIFIILFFLLSFFGLGPVLMADGTSRERMITLVVVLLLYGILIYIFYRWKRRNRPRG; the protein is encoded by the coding sequence ATGATAGGCAATTTAATTTTTATTATTTTATTTTTCTTATTAAGTTTTTTTGGATTAGGACCAGTATTAATGGCAGATGGGACATCTAGGGAAAGAATGATTACATTGGTTGTAGTTTTATTGCTCTATGGAATATTAATTTATATATTCTATCGTTGGAAGAGGAGAAATAGACCTAGGGGGTAG
- a CDS encoding ATP-binding cassette domain-containing protein — protein MNNIKNMTIGQLRQKYPFIINYFEENRLNVEGFEDKTFVEYLDHFTEEEKEEWAIDTHKLLEDLSSYIIQMIGFLGLEDDNRIESLTILPGTDKDGKKEGFHELTIHKSEIVSIVGPTGSGKSRLLADIEWTAQKDTPTGRTILINGEIPDKKWRFSSNNKLVAQLSQNMNFVMDLTVEEFIRLHAESRMVENIERVVEEIIEAANNLAGEKFELNTPITSLSGGQSRALMIADTAILSSSPIVLIDEIENAGIDRKKALNLLVSSDKIVLMATHDPILALMADKRIVIKNGGIERVIGTSQEEKEVLIQLEKMDSIIQNMRNDLRKGLTITKEKFLIDNQ, from the coding sequence ATGAATAATATTAAAAATATGACCATAGGGCAATTGCGGCAAAAATACCCATTTATAATAAATTATTTTGAAGAGAATAGATTGAATGTGGAAGGCTTTGAGGATAAAACCTTTGTAGAATATTTAGACCATTTTACAGAAGAAGAAAAGGAAGAATGGGCCATAGATACCCATAAGCTTTTAGAGGACTTATCTTCTTATATAATCCAGATGATAGGGTTTCTAGGCTTAGAAGATGATAACAGGATTGAATCCCTGACCATATTGCCGGGGACAGACAAGGATGGAAAAAAAGAAGGATTTCATGAACTTACCATCCATAAATCGGAGATAGTATCCATAGTAGGGCCTACAGGTTCTGGCAAGAGTAGGCTTTTAGCCGATATCGAATGGACAGCCCAAAAGGATACTCCAACGGGCAGGACTATACTAATAAATGGTGAAATACCCGATAAAAAATGGAGATTTTCCTCTAACAATAAGCTAGTAGCCCAGCTTTCTCAAAATATGAACTTTGTAATGGATTTAACGGTAGAGGAGTTTATTAGGCTCCATGCAGAAAGTAGGATGGTAGAGAATATAGAAAGGGTAGTTGAGGAGATAATAGAAGCAGCCAATAATTTAGCAGGAGAAAAATTCGAACTAAATACCCCTATAACCAGCCTTAGCGGTGGACAATCCAGAGCTTTGATGATAGCCGATACGGCTATCCTAAGCTCTTCGCCCATAGTATTGATAGACGAAATAGAAAATGCAGGAATAGATAGGAAGAAAGCATTGAATTTACTAGTTTCCAGCGATAAAATCGTCCTAATGGCAACCCACGACCCCATTTTAGCCCTTATGGCAGATAAGAGGATTGTAATAAAAAACGGGGGAATAGAAAGGGTTATTGGAACTAGCCAAGAGGAAAAGGAAGTATTAATACAGCTAGAAAAGATGGATAGCATAATTCAAAATATGAGGAACGACTTAAGAAAAGGCCTTACTATTACTAAGGAAAAGTTTTTAATAGATAATCAATAG
- a CDS encoding phosphate ABC transporter substrate-binding protein: MNKRITILLCLILAFSLIVAGCSNQETPSSENGEVAEKAGENGDFKAQITFSGSSTLAPVISAIATGFIEEHTTWNNVDSSFPEENIIIYVSAGGSGAGAKAVIEGTSDFGMLAREIKDEEKEKIKDMNAFKLGVDALTISVNPENPLYTIKDDLSSEEIKKIFSGEYKYWDEIDSSLAHEEIVVVIRDIGGGAHEVFQNAIMGDTQVREDAIQAPSMGALVTKIIENKNAIGYASFGMVNQNEGKLIPLKVNGVEPTKENIINGSYKISRPLIVVKSGELTPAQQAFMDAIMSEKGSQIIEEMGYVPAN; this comes from the coding sequence ATGAACAAACGAATTACCATATTGCTTTGCCTCATATTAGCTTTTTCGCTAATAGTAGCTGGCTGTAGCAATCAAGAAACGCCATCTTCAGAAAATGGAGAAGTTGCTGAGAAAGCGGGGGAAAATGGGGATTTTAAAGCTCAAATTACCTTTAGTGGTTCTTCTACCTTAGCACCTGTAATTTCAGCAATAGCTACAGGCTTTATAGAAGAACACACAACTTGGAATAATGTAGATTCCAGTTTTCCTGAAGAAAATATAATCATATATGTTTCTGCGGGCGGTTCAGGAGCAGGAGCTAAAGCGGTTATAGAGGGAACCAGCGATTTTGGTATGTTAGCAAGGGAGATTAAGGATGAAGAAAAGGAAAAAATAAAGGATATGAATGCTTTTAAATTGGGAGTAGATGCTCTAACTATATCCGTTAATCCAGAAAATCCATTATATACTATAAAAGATGATTTGAGCTCTGAAGAGATAAAGAAGATTTTTTCAGGGGAATATAAATACTGGGATGAAATAGACAGCAGTCTGGCTCATGAAGAGATAGTCGTAGTTATAAGGGATATTGGTGGGGGAGCTCATGAAGTATTTCAAAATGCTATAATGGGAGATACTCAGGTAAGGGAAGATGCAATTCAAGCCCCTTCAATGGGTGCATTGGTGACTAAGATAATAGAAAACAAGAATGCTATTGGATATGCTTCTTTCGGAATGGTAAATCAAAATGAAGGAAAGCTAATACCATTAAAGGTGAATGGAGTTGAACCTACAAAAGAGAACATCATAAATGGTTCCTATAAAATATCTAGGCCATTAATAGTGGTTAAAAGCGGCGAATTAACTCCAGCACAACAAGCCTTTATGGATGCTATTATGTCTGAAAAAGGATCACAAATCATAGAAGAAATGGGTTATGTACCAGCAAATTAG
- a CDS encoding LytR/AlgR family response regulator transcription factor, which translates to MTRIMIVEGELLISEELTAIINSIDSNIETTMTSDAKEAISSARNSYYDIFLVDVQLSGYSGFELAKEIRNIYKYKLTPIIFITAIPSKELLAFKEILCYDYIIKPLKEDKVRSVLETTINYVMTKKESYLKLIQKGHSYLVEQGGILYIESRNKKIYVITMEEEIELSSYTLKELLEKLSADFIRCHKGYIINIKHIEKIDKSNNDIYIKHIKKTIPVGRKYKDYLRGRGLWV; encoded by the coding sequence ATGACTAGAATAATGATTGTTGAAGGCGAACTATTAATATCCGAGGAATTAACAGCTATAATAAATTCTATAGATAGCAACATAGAGACGACCATGACCAGTGATGCAAAAGAAGCTATAAGCTCTGCTAGAAATAGTTACTATGACATTTTTTTAGTCGATGTTCAATTATCGGGTTATTCAGGGTTCGAATTGGCTAAAGAAATAAGAAATATATATAAGTATAAATTAACTCCTATTATATTTATCACAGCCATTCCTTCGAAAGAATTGTTGGCTTTCAAGGAAATACTTTGTTATGACTACATAATAAAACCTTTAAAAGAAGATAAAGTAAGATCTGTATTAGAAACTACAATCAATTATGTCATGACGAAAAAAGAATCTTATCTTAAATTAATCCAAAAAGGACATTCTTACCTTGTGGAACAGGGTGGAATCCTTTATATAGAATCTAGAAATAAAAAAATATATGTAATAACCATGGAAGAAGAAATAGAACTATCCTCCTATACACTAAAAGAATTATTAGAAAAGTTAAGTGCTGATTTTATCCGCTGCCATAAAGGATACATAATTAATATTAAGCATATAGAAAAAATTGATAAAAGCAATAACGATATCTATATTAAACATATAAAAAAAACTATTCCAGTAGGGAGGAAGTATAAAGACTATCTTAGGGGTAGGGGGCTATGGGTTTAA